One genomic segment of Drosophila melanogaster chromosome 3R includes these proteins:
- the Snm1 gene encoding Snm1, which yields MSNVGKIKIRSIADLQATVRVNVEPDPTPTIENRTPDKKRAGRTRAASTTKKVRPKTEACPIIASTAFKRSSKKTPLPGQMRIDSFFTSAVKNYKVKSSSSCRKVDPPLDKRKVSTKGRKRLFEESTTTSSAFTGKLDAKPSEKRVQPSRRAKGKENASLSEVHVIDLCSEDEQTIKRKPSAIASPCEKSSDVQATKFRTPETSMPEAKLSNSSLDLVEISPGPNKSPTNNFYRSSPAAITKESPLGKNSKKGTVRKQRKPKPCPPYKVVEGTSFCVDGFQFGEIEGVTHYFLTHFHADHYIGLTKKFCHPLYVSPISARLVRTFIKLDETHIHEIDVDQTLDVDGVQVTALEANHCPGALMFFFKLSSGECILHTGDFRASADMESLPIFWNHSNIDLLYLDTTYMNKNYDFCHQSESVDRAVDLVRAFLEKNAAKRILIVCGSYVIGKEKIWLALAKEFTMRVWTESNRSTAVRCLNWPDLDSVLTEDRSGANLHVIAMGKISYPSLVDYFTEFEDQYDMLLGIRPSGWEKNSKPSYGKRISTIGIEYSEHSSYKELERFVRFLKPKRVISTVPVGRDLYVTGEVPIRWYKYEGRASMLRTGFQPSISTFLATPKRAFAKFSADTEMFLSPVDENASKGSEDKKDDDRESVVPTNHVTIISDTPEECFQTDSKIPVKNEPLAPDTSPNSEIVAQLNAMESEIPYVEIDIKNETIAPDAVLIPRVPTEDTFQSTDCNVIGVQKSQAVVVSRLTSDASDDWLL from the exons ATGTCCAATGTAGGGAAAATAAAGATAAGATCCATTGCGGATCTGCAGGCCACAGTACGAGTAAATGTAGAACCGGACCCAACGCCCACGATCGAGAACAGAACGCCGGACAAGAAAAGAGCGGGAAGAACTCGTGCGGCTTCCACGACAAAAAAGGTCCGACCAAAGACGGAAGCATGTCCAATCATAGCCAGCACTGCGTTCAAGCGTTCCAGCAAGAAGACTCCGCTGCCAGGACAAATGCGCATCGATAGCTTTTTTACAAGTGCCGTCAAGAACTACAAAGTCAAGTCAAGTTCCTCTTGCAGGAAGGTGGATCCTCCGTTGGACAAGCGAAAGGTATCTACCAAAGGGCGCAAGCGCCTCTTCGAGGAGTCTACAACAACCTCATCTGCCTTTACGGGCAAGCTGGATGCAAAGCCGTCAGAGAAGCGAGTGCAGCCTAGTCGCCGTGCGAAAGGCAAGGAGAACGCTAGCCTCTCCGAAGTGCACGTAATTGACCTGTGCTCCGAGGACGAGCAGACCATAAAAAGAAAGCCATCCGCGATAGCCTCTCCCTGTGAAAAAAGCAGCGATGTCCAAGCAACCAAGTTTAGAACTCCAGAGACTTCCATGCCAGAAGCCAAGCTAAGCAATTCCAGCCTAGACCTAGTGGAAATCTCCCCCGGTCCCAACAAATCCCCAACGAATAACTTTTACCGGTCATCGCCGGCTGCAATCACAAAGGAAAGCCCCCTGGGCAAAAACTCTAAAAAAGGAACTGTACGCAAACAAAGAAAACCAAAGCCTTGTCCGCCCTATAAAGTAGTGGAGGGTACATCCTTCTGCGTCGACGGCTTTCAGTTTGGGGAAATAGAGGGAGTCACACATTACTTTCTCACGCACTTTCATGCGGATCACTACATCGGCCTGACTAAAAAGTTCTGCCATCCCCTCTACGTGAGTCCTATTTCAGCGCGCTTGGTGCGAACGTTTATTAAACTCGATGAAACGCACATTCACGAAATTGATGTGGACCAGACCCTGGACGTAGATGGCGTCCAAGTAACCGCCTTAGAAGCTAACCA CTGTCCTGGAGCACTCATGTTCTTCTTCAAACTGAGCTCTGGCGAATGCATACTGCACACCGGGGACTTCCGAGCTAGCGCGGACATGGAATCCCTACCAATCTTCTGGAACCATTCAAACATCGACCTGCTTTATCTGGACACAACGTATATGAACAAAAACTACGACTTCTGCCACCAAAGCGAGAGCGTTGACCGAGCGGTGGATCTGGTGCGCGCCTTCCTAGAGAAAAATGCAGCCAAACGAATCCTTATCGTCTGCGGCTCCTACGTGATAGGAAAGGAGAAGATATGGTTGGCCTTAGCGAAGGAGTTCACAATGAGGGTTTGGACGGAAAGCAATCGCAGCACTGCAGTAAGATGCCTGAATTGGCCGGATCTAGACTCCGTGCTAACAGAAGATCGCAGCGGAGCAAACTTGCACGTCATTGCAATGGGAAAAATCAGCTATCCG AGCCTAGTCGATTACTTTACTGAATTCGAGGACCAATATGACATGTTGCTGGGCATAAGGCCCAGCGGTTGGGAAAAGAACTCAAAGCCTTCGTACGGCAAGCGAATTAGCACGATCGGCATTGAGTACTCAGAACACTCCAGCTACAAGGAGTTGGAGCGCTTTGTTCGCTTCCTCAAGCCAAAGCGAGTCATAAGCACCGTTCCCGTGGGCCGCGATCTCTATGTCACTGGAGAGGTGCCCATACGGTGGTACAAGTACGAAGGTCGGGCATCTATGCTGCGTACTGGGTTTCAGCCTTCGATATCCACTTTCCTAGCTACGCCGAAGCGAGCTTTTGCAAAATTCAGTGCAGATACTGAAATGTTCTTGAGCCCCGTGGATGAGAATGCTTCCAAAGGGAGTGAAGATAAGAAAGACGATGACCGGGAGTCCGTGGTGCCAACGAATCATGTAACTATTATATCCGACACTCCGGAAGAGTGTTTTCAAACTGATTCCAAGATACCAGTTAAAAACGAGCCTCTGGCACCGGACACGTCACCGAATTCTGAAATAGTTGCACAACTCAATGCGATGGAATCCGAAATTCCATATGTTGAAATAGACATTAAAAACGAAACTATCGCACCTGATGCAGTCCTCATACCTCGTGTCCCAACGGAAGATACATTTCAAAGTACGGATTGCAATGTTATTGGTGTCCAGAAAAGCCAGGCAGTCGTGGTTAGTAGACTGACATCCGATGCATCAGACGATTGGCTCCTGTAG
- the mia gene encoding meiosis I arrest, isoform C, translating to MWQFENKNATKMKTSQNEMPDKDKSFRRHSLSPRSLSAIFFHSTGLHLDDGVAQWLSINVKEDITNLLNEAGKYMRRIRDRRLQLSHIQHAVRMHDDLCYDIFFRLVHCDDCKMPPSQKVLKTVREAVTAEKKDELLVSYPESVQESVPEPVPETSLEPPPMHTGWLKVEQVLLKPSKRYPLSMEQQNFFELVTEACVGDLESRRVLALKAISTDPSLEELLPRLTKFIADAVAINVAQQNLPLLLYLMRMVRALLGNQRFSLLQYLHLLLPAVLSCLLAKQVCASPNSEDHWALREYSGNIMAHIVRQFDAADNGILPRVIGVYNKALLKKPLTTVFGAVIGLGKMGNHAVRACILPQLKYLSEHIDSHMAASNDSPSSSVDRQAVKYIRHRLMKMCSPVLMGIHQPPDLPEEFMERYGSLGTLMSDGVTVMRTKKQAVAAAKAEAELKLKNMATEHLNSRGKGSRSVGSNDLVSGTQLPKNGIRPTSQAPKSVYSISVNGQTVKISTPNLCNTMLQHQKKDLFSKPSDFVVPQLVVNQFKNGLIPSNSQRSSSPARNVIHLKPNNDHPSKMALFLRQAITADCPIIT from the exons ATGTGGcagtttgaaaacaaaaacgcaaCTAAAATGAAAACGTCTCAGAATGAAATGCCCGACAAGGACAAAAGTTTTCGCAGACATTCTTTGTCGCCGCGTTCTCTATCCGCGATATTCTTCCACAGCACTGGTCTGCATCTGGACGACGGAGTAGCACAGTGGCTATCCATCAATGTTAAGGAAGACATTACAAATCTGCTAAACGAGGCTGGAAAATACATGCGGCGCATCCGGGATCGGCGATTGCAACTGTCTCACATCCAGCATGCCGTCCGAATGCACGACGACCTCTGCTATGACATCTTTTTTAGGCTGGTCCATTGCGACGATTGCAAAATGCCTCCTTCccaaaaagtattaaaaacCGTCCGCGAAGCTGTAACCGCCGAAAAAAAGGATGAACTTCTCGTTTCCTACCCGGAATCCGTGCAGGAATCTGTGCCGGAACCCGTGCCGGAGACTTCATTGGAGCCGCCTCCCATGCACACCGGGTGGCTAAAGGTGGAGCAGGTGCTGCTAAAGCCCAGCAAGCGCTATCCGCTGAGCATGGAACAGCAGAACTTCTTCGAGTTGGTAACCGAGGCCTGCGTAGGCGACTTGGAATCCCGGCGCGTGCTTGCTCTCAAAGCCATCTCCACTGATCCCTCGCTGGAGGAGTTGCTGCCCAGGTTGACCAAGTTCATTGCGGACGCAGTGGCTATCAACGTGGCCCAGCAGAACCTGCCGCTGCTCCTTTACCTTATGCGCATGGTCCGAGCTCTTTTGGGAAACCAGCGCTTCAGCCTATTGCAATAT CTCCACCTGCTCCTGCCAGCCGTTCTATCCTGCCTGCTGGCCAAACAAGTGTGCGCATCTCCGAACTCGGAGGATCACTGGGCCTTAAGGGAATACTCCGGAAACATAATGGCCCACATAGTGCGCCAGTTCGACGCTGCCGACAACGGCATCCTGCCCAGAGTCATTGG TGTTTACAACAAGGCGCTATTGAAGAAGCCACTGACAACGGTGTTTGGGGCCGTCATAGGCCTGGGAAAGATGGGGAATCATGCGGTCCGCGCATGCATTTTGCCTCAATTGAAGTACCTATCTGAACACATCGATTCACACATGGCCGCCAGTAATGACTCTCCCAGCTCCAGCGTAGACAGGCAAGCAGTTAAGTACATTCGTCATCGGTTGATGAAGATGTGCTCTCCCGTGCTGATGGGCATACATCAACCCCCTGATCTGCCGGAAGAGTTTATGGAGAGATATGGATCTTTGGGCACGCTGATGAGCGATGGCGTCACCGTGATGCGTACGAAGAAACAAGCAGTGGCTGCAGCCAAGGCGGAAGCAGAACTGAAGTTGAAAAATATGGCTACAGAACACCTTAACTCCAGAGGGAAAGGATCTCGATCCGTCGGCTCCAACGATCTTGTCTCTGGCACCCAGCTGCCCAAGAATGGTATTCGTCCCACAAGCCAAGCACCCAAATCTGTCTATTCAATTTCTGTGAATGGACAGACCGTCAAAATTTCGACGCCAAATCTTTGCAATACAATGCTTCAGCATCAAAAGAAGGATTTATTTTCCAAACCATCGGACTTTGTGGTTCCTCAATTAGTGGTTAATCAATTCAAAAACGGCTTAATCCCGTCCAATTCCCAGCGATCCAGTTCGCCGGCCAGGAACGTGATACATTTGAAACCTAACAACGACCATCCTTCAAAAATGGCTTTGTTCCTACGTCAAGCAATAACGGCAGATTGTCCAATAATTACTTAA
- the Pcmt gene encoding Protein-L-isoaspartate (D-aspartate) O-methyltransferase, isoform A produces MAWRSVGANNEDLIRQLKDHGVIASDAVAQAMKETDRKHYSPRNPYMDAPQPIGGGVTISAPHMHAFALEYLRDHLKPGARILDVGSGSGYLTACFYRYIKAKGVDADTRIVGIEHQAELVRRSKANLNTDDRSMLDSGQLLIVEGDGRKGYPPNAPYNAIHVGAAAPDTPTELINQLASGGRLIVPVGPDGGSQYMQQYDKDANGKVEMTRLMGVMYVPLTDLRS; encoded by the exons ATGGCGTGGCGATCCGTGGGAGCCAATAATGAAGACCTGATTCGCCAACTGAAGG ATCACGGCGTCATTGCAAGTGATGCGGTGGCCCAGGCGATGAAGGAAACCGACCGCAAGCACTACTCTCCGCGCAACCCCTACATGGACGCCCCGCAACCCATTGGAGGAGGTGTCACCATCAGTGCTCCTCACATG CATGCCTTCGCCTTGGAGTATCTACGCGACCACTTGAAGCCCGGTGCACGTATACTGGATGTGGGCTCTGGATCTGGCTACCTCACAGCCTGCTTCTATCGTTACATCAAGGCTAAGGGCGTTGATGCGGACACCCGAATCGTGGGCATAGAGCACCAGGCAGAGCTGGTGCGGCGGAGCAAGGCCAACTTAAACACCGACGACCGTAGCATGCTGGACTCCGGCCAGTTGCTGATCGTCGAGGGTGACGGCCGCAAGGGATACCCCCCGAACGCCCCGTATAATGCAATCCATGTAGGAGCAGCTGCTCCCGACACACCCACCGAACTCATCAACCAACTGGCCAGCGGCGGACGCCTGATAGTTCCAGTCGGTCCCGACGGCGGGTCTCAGTACATGCAACAG TACGACAAGGACGCCAATGGGAAGGTGGAGATGACACGTCTCATGGGCGTAATGTACGTCCCTCTCACGGATCTTCGCTCCTGA
- the Pcmt gene encoding Protein-L-isoaspartate (D-aspartate) O-methyltransferase, isoform C, with the protein MAWRSVGANNEDLIRQLKDHGVIASDAVAQAMKETDRKHYSPRNPYMDAPQPIGGGVTISAPHMHAFALEYLRDHLKPGARILDVGSGSGYLTACFYRYIKAKGVDADTRIVGIEHQAELVRRSKANLNTDDRSMLDSGQLLIVEGDGRKGYPPNAPYNAIHVGAAAPDTPTELINQLASGGRLIVPVGPDGGSQYMQQVGRC; encoded by the exons ATGGCGTGGCGATCCGTGGGAGCCAATAATGAAGACCTGATTCGCCAACTGAAGG ATCACGGCGTCATTGCAAGTGATGCGGTGGCCCAGGCGATGAAGGAAACCGACCGCAAGCACTACTCTCCGCGCAACCCCTACATGGACGCCCCGCAACCCATTGGAGGAGGTGTCACCATCAGTGCTCCTCACATG CATGCCTTCGCCTTGGAGTATCTACGCGACCACTTGAAGCCCGGTGCACGTATACTGGATGTGGGCTCTGGATCTGGCTACCTCACAGCCTGCTTCTATCGTTACATCAAGGCTAAGGGCGTTGATGCGGACACCCGAATCGTGGGCATAGAGCACCAGGCAGAGCTGGTGCGGCGGAGCAAGGCCAACTTAAACACCGACGACCGTAGCATGCTGGACTCCGGCCAGTTGCTGATCGTCGAGGGTGACGGCCGCAAGGGATACCCCCCGAACGCCCCGTATAATGCAATCCATGTAGGAGCAGCTGCTCCCGACACACCCACCGAACTCATCAACCAACTGGCCAGCGGCGGACGCCTGATAGTTCCAGTCGGTCCCGACGGCGGGTCTCAGTACATGCAACAGGTGGGCAGATGCTGA